CTTAAGATAAATCGTAGCTTGATTGTTGCAGTAATAATGTTTGAGATTTGACCGCGAGAGAGGGCGAGGTTTCCTTATCCGAAGGTGTATGCTAAAGCATTTGCCCTAAAGGACTAACTACGTGTCGCGAAGCTTATCCTTTAGGACTAGCTTCGCGTCGTCCTTTAGGACGCCATCTCTAATCGCGGTGTTGACAGGACAAAAAGTTTCCAGCTATTTCCAGCCTTCATTAAGACTGACTTTTCAACTACACCAGTACTATGAAAGAAGCGCTCGTCGCGACATCGCTAATTAAATTCAAGACAATCAACGATCAAAATTAGGGAAATTTAGAATAGGCAAGCGTTCTGAGCGAAATATCTCTTCACTAGCTTTGCCGAATTCAGTCATAAATTCTGACAAGAGATATAACAACAAAATGCTAAAAATAAACGGGCTTGTGGCAATACTTAAGGCTAAAAATAATTTGAGATCTGTTGGGTTGCTAGTCTTCATAGTTTAATTATTCAATACTCCTTCTTAGTATTGTATTGACTTTGGGCATTCGTAACGCAAAGCGATATGATTTTGATTAAATTTTATTAAAGTCTTTAGTCTTAGTCCCTAGCAGTATTTATGAAACAAACCATAGTTCAGGTAGATGCTTTTACCGATCGCCCTTTTCAGGGTAACCCTGCTGCTGTCTGTGTCTTAGAATCACCTCAAGATGAGCAGTGGATGCAGTCGGTAGCGAGGGAAATGAATTTGTCGGAAACAGCATTTTTACACAAGCACGGTCAAGCATACAGTCTACGTTGGTTTACTCCCACAACCGAAGTATCTTTGTGTGGTCATGCTACCCTTGCTAGCGCTCACGTACTCTGGACGGAAGGATATGCTTCTACAGGACAGTCGATTCAGTTTGAAACCAAAAGTGGTGTTTTAACTGCTAAATATCAAGACGATTGGATCGAGTTGGACTTTCCTGCTAATCGATCGCAAGATATTCCGCCGATTACTAAATTAGGGGATGCCCTGGGCGTACCTTTAAAAACAGTTTTGTACAATTCTCTAGGCTATTTAGTGGAAGTTGCTACAGCTCAACAGGTCGAGCAGCTACAGCCTAATTTTACCCTACTCAAGCAATTACCCATCTCCAAGGTGATTGTGACTAGTAAAGCTGACAGCGATTCCCAATATGATTTTGTCTCACGCTTTTTTGCCCCTGGAGTCGGCATCGACGAAGATCCAGTGACGGGATCGGCGCACTGCTGTCTTGCCCCTTATTGGCGCGATCGCCTTAAACTCGATCGGTTTTTAGCTTATCAGGCTTCTGCCCGTGGGGGAGTAGTGAAAATCAATTACGATGGTGGCGATCGCGTTTTGCTTCAAGGTCAAGCAGTAACCGTAATGCGGGGGGAATTATTGTGAGTGGCCATTAAATTCTGGCATTAAAGTTATTGTATTTGGGAGCAGATAGATGAAAATTAGACGAGCTATATCTCTAGCACTGAGTATTATTTTGCTCATTGTGATGGGTAATTACCCGATCAATAATCTTTATCTAGTTTATTCAACAGTTGATAGTTGGAGTAAGGTTAATGCTGAAACAGTCCAGCCTAAAGCTGTCGGTAGCAATGGAGTAGTGGTTTCGACCCAGAAAGAGGCTTCAGCAGTGGGGTTGCAGGTGCTTCAAGATGGAGGAAATGCGATCGATGCTGCGGTGGCGGTAGGTTATGCCTTGGCGGTGACAGATCCCTGCTGCGGTAATTTGGGTGGCGGTGGCTTTATGCTGATTCATTTGGCCGACGGTACAGAATCTTTTATTAATTTCCGCGAGACTGCACCTTTAAAAGCTCACAGCCAGATGTATTTAGACGATCGGGGTGAGCTGATTGAAAATTTGAGTACTGATGGTTACTTAGCGGTGGCTGTCCCTGGTACAGTTAAGGGTTTGAATTATGCCCTCGATCGATATGGCACGATGGAACGAGAACAAGTAATTGAACCAGCGATCGCTTTAGCCGAAGAAGGTTTTGCTCTGCAATCAGGAGATGTAGAGATATTTGAAGCGGGGAAAGACAAATTGCTACAACCCAATGTCGCCAAGATATTTCTGCAAAATGGCAAGAAAACTTATCAAGTTGGCGATGTTTTAGTTCAAACCGATCTGGCTAACACCTTAAAAGCTATCTCTCAGGAGGGAACGACAGCTTTTTATCAAGGAGAAATAGCGAAAAAAATTGTAGCAGCCAGTCAAAAAAATAACGGTATTTTGAGTTTAGAAGATTTTGCCAGCTATCAAGTTAAAGAATATGAACCCATAAGTTGCACTTATCGAGGATATCGTGTGGCTTCTGCTCCGCCACCTGGTGGTGGTACTACTATTTGTCAGATGCTGAATATTTTATCTGGCTATAATCTCAAGGAATTAGGCTGGCATACACCCCAAAGTCTGCATCAGATGTTCTCTTCAATGTTATTCGCTTTTGGCGATCGCAACCGTTATTTGGGCGATCCTGATTTTGTGGATAACCCAACCAATAAATTACTCTCTGCTGAATACGCTGCTGCTTTAAGATCAAAAATAGCTTTTGCAGCACTCGATCCTGAGTCGATATATTCTACTGATGTTCAGCATGAGGGAACAAATACCACTCACTATTCTGTAGTGGACAAAGAAGGTAATGCTGTAGCCGTGACCTATACGATTAATTCTTATTTTGGTGCAGGGGTAGTTGCCCCTGGAACAGGCTTTTTACTCAACAATGAGATGGATGATTTTACTAGTAAGTTAGGAAAGTCAAATCAGTTTGGTTTAAATCAGGGAGAGGCAAACTTAATCGAGCCGTTAAAACGCCCTTTAAGTTCCATGTCCCCCACTATAGTTACCAAAGATGGACAAGTTTATCTGGTTACAGGTAGTCCTGGAGGCCCGACAATTCCCACTACGGTGTTGCAGGTCATCACTAATGTTATTGATTACGGTATGGGTTTATCAGATGCGGTGAATAGTCCCCGTGTACACTATCAAGGTTTACCTAACCGAGTAGTTAGTGAATCTCAAGCAATTACGCCTGAAGCCTTTAGAGGCTTGAAACTGCGGGGCTATAGCATTATGCCTTTTAGTTCCTGGGGTGCGGCCGAATCCATCATGGTTAAGAGCGATCGCACAATGATCGGCGTTAATGACATGCGTAAACCTGCGGGGAAGGCAGTTGCTTATTAGTAATATTTAACTGCGATCGCTTTTTTCAATTGTCGAATAATCTATTTTGATTGACCAGGAGGAACAAAGGGAATTTCAATCCTGCGTCTAGTTTCATCAGGCTTACGATCTATTGAGACAGGAATTATCGTATTTTTATACTTAAATAAACCACCATTAGGAATTTACTGACATTTACAAAAATTTGATTCAAATGCTGAATTATTGACTTGAGAAGGCACAGGGACAACATCTAGATCTGGTAAATCTGCCACTTTTAGACATAAATATCCCCCTAAGATTAAAACTGCGAAAAAAGGGATAAAAAACAGAGATTTTGCGAGTAAGTCTCCAACGTTTCTGTTGAAGCTTGGTTGATTGAGATGTGGCGCAACAGTAGTTTCAGTAGTAGTTTCAGTGAATTGAGAAGTTCTGATGATCGAAATACCTTGAAGAGTTCGACTAACTTCGGCTGCACTCCTAAAGCGATCGCTTGGATGAGGAGACAGCATCTTACTTAAAATCCATTCCAACTTGGAACTAAGAATAACTTCTGATTCCCAATGCCAACAGTAGCCATGGGGATCGATTAACTGTTGTGGTTCTTTGCCTGTTAACAGCACTACTGCCGTAGCAGCTAAGGCATACAAATCGCTATGAGCGTAAACAATTCCCCGTTCTACCTGTTCTGGAGGAGCATAACCAGCCTTAAGTGGTTTGGAAATATTTGCAGTTACTTGGTTTAATTCAAATTGGGTTTTCAGTTCGACTTCTTGAATACAGCTAAAATCAATCAACACTTGGGGTTTATCTTGATTGCAGAAGATTAAATTATCAGGAGAAATATCGCGGTGAATTACTCCCAGCGAATGAATGTACTCTAGAATTGGTAGGACTTGGGTTAATAATTGTTTAATTTCCCCTTCGCTAAATCTATTATTTGCTTCGAGACGTTGATTGAGCAAAGCATGATAGGTTATTCCCTCAATATAATCTTGGACTAGCCCTGCTTTTAGCAACATTGACTTGGTTATTGCTTGCTCTATGTCTCTCATCTGTTTGCACCTAATATGTATGAAATTTTTAGCGAGATTAAATTATTGAAGTTAACTCAAGTAGAATAAGCGATCGCTTATATTATTTGATATTTCTTAATCTTAGAGAATTGAAATAATTTAAACATCTAAAAAACGTCCCGAATTGACCTCGAACAAAAGTGATAATCGCATCTCCTACTTTCGTTGATATATTAGGTATATATTCCTAATACTTTAGTCTGCTAACTAAATCATCGATCGCCACCAAAGTGATAAATTTGCTTTCAATAGTGGCAAACAAATTACATTTCGCAGTTAAATATAAGAACATTGCCCCAATGTGATTTTTATGATTTCTTCTTTTAAATTCTTACCCAATCCATTTCGCTTTCTACTCATTACCGAATGGGTAATGCTTGCCAGTTGTGGCTCTTTGGCATTAGTAGAAGCTTGGCGGGGTCATACAATCCCCATAGAACACATTTCGATCTTATTTCTCTTAGGTGTAATGGGTTTGGTTTTACCTAGTGGCAACCAAATTATCAAAATTATCTACACGGCATTTGAAATTGGCTTAATTTTTTACGGGACAAGACTGGGTTATCTGCATATCTTGCCGACATTATATTTAATTGTCGTGATGCGCAGTTGTTTCCTGTTTGAACTTGTAGGACGTTGGATCGTTACGGGGATAGTGTTTATGTTATTTTTAAGCGATCAATACAGATATATTATAAAAACCGTACCAGAAAATCCAGAACAACAAATTAATTTTGGGATGCACATCGTCGCCGAAACCCTAGTGTTTGGCTTAGGGGTCTTTTTTGTATTACAGTTGACTAATAGAATACTATCCGAACGCCAGATGAGGCAAAAATTGGCTCAAGCGAACGAACAGTTACAAGAATATAGTCAAAAAATTGAAGAACTAGCAACGGTACAGGAACGCAATCGTATTGCTCGTGATATTCACGATTCTTTAGGTCATGCTCTTACCAGCTTAAATATTCAGATGCAAACTGCCGTCAAACTATGGGAAAAAGAACCCGCACAGGCTCATTCTTTCCTCACTCAGGCTCAATCATTGGGAAAAAGGGCAATGCAGGAGGTACGTAAATCTATTAGCACTTTGAGGGAAGACGACCAAGAAGAACAACCTTTAGAAGTCAGGATTGAAAGCTTGGTAGATGATTTGCGTAAAGGGACTGGATTATCAATTAGTACAAATATCTGTCGCTGCGATCGCGTTTCGACACCAGTAGCTGAAACAATTTACCGTATTGTCCAAGAAGCTTTAACTAATATTTTTAAGTATGCTGAAGCCACGGAGGTAACAATTGAACTTAAAAGTACTTCTGAAGAATTGAGTTTAAGCGTAAAAGATAATGGCAAAGGTTTCGATCCTCAGCAAAAACGTTCTGGATTTGGATTACGGGGAATGCAAGAGCGCATCAGCTCAGTTAATGGTCAGTTTAAGCTAATTACCTCAGCAAGAAAAGGAAGTCGAACTGGATGTCGAATTGAAGTCAAAA
This sequence is a window from Pleurocapsa minor HA4230-MV1. Protein-coding genes within it:
- a CDS encoding protein kinase, whose amino-acid sequence is MRDIEQAITKSMLLKAGLVQDYIEGITYHALLNQRLEANNRFSEGEIKQLLTQVLPILEYIHSLGVIHRDISPDNLIFCNQDKPQVLIDFSCIQEVELKTQFELNQVTANISKPLKAGYAPPEQVERGIVYAHSDLYALAATAVVLLTGKEPQQLIDPHGYCWHWESEVILSSKLEWILSKMLSPHPSDRFRSAAEVSRTLQGISIIRTSQFTETTTETTVAPHLNQPSFNRNVGDLLAKSLFFIPFFAVLILGGYLCLKVADLPDLDVVPVPSQVNNSAFESNFCKCQ
- the ggt gene encoding gamma-glutamyltransferase is translated as MKIRRAISLALSIILLIVMGNYPINNLYLVYSTVDSWSKVNAETVQPKAVGSNGVVVSTQKEASAVGLQVLQDGGNAIDAAVAVGYALAVTDPCCGNLGGGGFMLIHLADGTESFINFRETAPLKAHSQMYLDDRGELIENLSTDGYLAVAVPGTVKGLNYALDRYGTMEREQVIEPAIALAEEGFALQSGDVEIFEAGKDKLLQPNVAKIFLQNGKKTYQVGDVLVQTDLANTLKAISQEGTTAFYQGEIAKKIVAASQKNNGILSLEDFASYQVKEYEPISCTYRGYRVASAPPPGGGTTICQMLNILSGYNLKELGWHTPQSLHQMFSSMLFAFGDRNRYLGDPDFVDNPTNKLLSAEYAAALRSKIAFAALDPESIYSTDVQHEGTNTTHYSVVDKEGNAVAVTYTINSYFGAGVVAPGTGFLLNNEMDDFTSKLGKSNQFGLNQGEANLIEPLKRPLSSMSPTIVTKDGQVYLVTGSPGGPTIPTTVLQVITNVIDYGMGLSDAVNSPRVHYQGLPNRVVSESQAITPEAFRGLKLRGYSIMPFSSWGAAESIMVKSDRTMIGVNDMRKPAGKAVAY
- a CDS encoding PhzF family phenazine biosynthesis protein; protein product: MKQTIVQVDAFTDRPFQGNPAAVCVLESPQDEQWMQSVAREMNLSETAFLHKHGQAYSLRWFTPTTEVSLCGHATLASAHVLWTEGYASTGQSIQFETKSGVLTAKYQDDWIELDFPANRSQDIPPITKLGDALGVPLKTVLYNSLGYLVEVATAQQVEQLQPNFTLLKQLPISKVIVTSKADSDSQYDFVSRFFAPGVGIDEDPVTGSAHCCLAPYWRDRLKLDRFLAYQASARGGVVKINYDGGDRVLLQGQAVTVMRGELL
- a CDS encoding sensor histidine kinase — its product is MISSFKFLPNPFRFLLITEWVMLASCGSLALVEAWRGHTIPIEHISILFLLGVMGLVLPSGNQIIKIIYTAFEIGLIFYGTRLGYLHILPTLYLIVVMRSCFLFELVGRWIVTGIVFMLFLSDQYRYIIKTVPENPEQQINFGMHIVAETLVFGLGVFFVLQLTNRILSERQMRQKLAQANEQLQEYSQKIEELATVQERNRIARDIHDSLGHALTSLNIQMQTAVKLWEKEPAQAHSFLTQAQSLGKRAMQEVRKSISTLREDDQEEQPLEVRIESLVDDLRKGTGLSISTNICRCDRVSTPVAETIYRIVQEALTNIFKYAEATEVTIELKSTSEELSLSVKDNGKGFDPQQKRSGFGLRGMQERISSVNGQFKLITSARKGSRTGCRIEVKIPHVNVSQNILQKAQ